A single window of Marinobacter sp. LA51 DNA harbors:
- the rnhA gene encoding ribonuclease HI, with amino-acid sequence MSGKVILYTDGACKGNPGPGGWGVVLRYGETCKTMNGGEANTTNNRMELMAAIRGLAALKRSCAVELYTDSQYVRKGITEWMAGWKRNGWKTAAKKPVKNEDLWRELDTEVARHEVNWHWVKGHAGIPDNELADELANRGVAELARA; translated from the coding sequence ATGTCAGGCAAGGTGATTCTGTATACCGACGGGGCCTGCAAGGGAAATCCCGGGCCTGGAGGCTGGGGCGTTGTCCTGCGTTATGGTGAAACCTGCAAAACGATGAATGGCGGCGAAGCCAACACCACTAATAACCGGATGGAGTTAATGGCTGCGATTCGTGGGTTGGCTGCGCTAAAGCGGTCTTGCGCGGTGGAGCTCTATACCGATTCCCAGTACGTGCGCAAGGGCATTACCGAGTGGATGGCCGGCTGGAAACGCAATGGCTGGAAAACCGCTGCCAAGAAACCGGTCAAGAACGAGGACCTCTGGCGTGAGCTGGATACCGAGGTGGCCCGGCACGAAGTTAACTGGCATTGGGTCAAAGGCCACGCCGGTATCCCCGATAACGAACTGGCCGACGAACTGGCCAATCGAGGCGTAGCAGAATTGGCTCGCGCCTGA